The nucleotide sequence CAGCTGCAGATCCGAATCATCCAGGTCCAGCAATTCCGGCCCCGAACCGGTTCCGGTGTCAGCGGACGACTTTGCTTTGACATCGCTGCCGCCGGCCACCAAAGCCACGTCGCTGTCTTCGGATTCCTGGGGACTGACGGTCAAATTAACGTCACTGCCCTCTTCGCCGGCTTGGTCACCCCCGATAACGCTGCCGTGCTTGGATCCCAGCGACGATCCGCTGCTGCCGTCGTCGCACAGGATTCCCGACCCCATGCCTGAATCGGCCAGATCGTCGGCCAACCGATCGATTTCGGTATCGGGAAACTTCCAGCTGGCGCCGTCACGAAATCCCCGAACCTGTCCTTGGCTGCGTAGATCGACCAACCGCTCGGCGGGGATCCCTAGTTTGGCGGCGGCTTCCTCGAGTGACAGATAGTTGGCCATGCGTCGACGTGGCTCCGAATAGGCGGGGCAGCTTGGGTGCGTTGGAAAAGTTTGGGATGTTGGGTCCCCATTCGCTCCGCTCCGCCGATCCGATCACCGTGTTCCCAGGGACCGTCCTGATTCTTCGGTCGGCCTGTTCCACCGGTCCACCGGTCCACCGCAGTCCCGAACCCAGACGGGTCTCTTTCCCCAGGAGGCCGACAACCGTCATGGCCACCGGCGAAACCGGTCAGGTCTTAAGAACCGCTGCCGGAACGGTTTTGGCGTTCCATCTGCCGAATCTCGTCGGGCAAAGGCGATGTAGCGTTCAGCTGAAGCGAAAAGTCCGCGTCGATCGGTCGGCTGCTGCGCAACCAAATCTTCCCAGACGAATCCACATGATACACGGCCATCCAAGATTTTCCCGTATGAAGTACCGTGATTGTCTGACTTCCCGATCCCTCCCCGTGTGAAAAACCGATAAAGTCGCCCGATGCGGCGACGCGATGGATCGGCGAAGCTGCCTGACCCCCTCCGGCGGGCGATATTGGTGGCATCACATTCCCCACCGGGACACCGGCGGGATCGGCCGATCCAGCGTGCCCGGAAGCTCCCAAGGAAGCGGGCAAGTCGCCGCCCCCCGCCCATCCGGAGGCCCCCGTTTCGATGTCATCCGAATCAACGGGATCGGCCGGGGGATCAGCATTCCAGGCGGTCGCTGTCGCGCCCGCAGCATCGGGCGGCGTGGCAGGGACCGATGCCGAGCGAACATCCCGATAACTCGGCGGCTGGCTGGTGGCCCAGGTGTTGACCAGAACGGCCATCAGTATCGCGCCACCCAGGATTTGCGACTTCGGTGTTGGATTCGACATCATTTCGACCTTCCTGCTATGTGTCCGCTTGCCTACCGTCCGTCCGGCCAACTCGGCTTGCATCTGGTAGCAAACTTTAACGATTGGATAAAGCTCACCCGTCGTAGTGGTCGATCTAGCGATTAACTGTGCGAATTGATGCGGGCCGACCCCGTGTCGCGAACAGCAGCCCCCCAAACCCAAGGGATTTCGGCGTGAGAAAGGATTCTCAGGCGTCAGCCGAACAGTACGACAATGATTTGCCCGATTCCCCGGTCGAATCCGGTGGCGTGTTGCCGATCTGCTTTGGCATTTTGGCCGCCGGGGCGTTTTACGCAGCCGCCTACGTCTTGCCCTGGGCCCCGATTCAGCGTTACTTCCTGGGGCACGCCGTCGCGGTGGCCGCCACGGTTCTGTTTTTCGTGGCGCTGGCCAGCTTGGTCGCCAAAGGAATCCAGGTCCGTGCCCAAACCCGCCGCACGCTGGCGATTCGCGATTCGGACCTCACGCCCGAACTACCGCCGGTCGGCCAGGCATCGCCCACCGATCGCTACCGCGACCGCCACGACGTCCGGTTCGTCGCCCAGCGTTGGTCAGAAACGTTGGCTGAATTACCCGATTCGGTGCGCAACAGCCTGTTGGTGCAACGGTTGCGCGAGGTCCTGCATCGCCAATCGCTGCGAGGCAACGCTGCCCACTTGGCCGATGATTTACGCGAAGTGGCCGGACGTGACGCCGACGCATCGCACGATTCGTTCGGCCTGGTCCGAATCATCGTCTGGGCCATCCCGATGCTGGGATTCTTGGGTACGGTGATCGGGATCACCCAAACCCTGGGCGGCCTGGACTTCACCGATGGTGCCGCGGCGGTCGACCGACTGAAGAGTGGTTTGTATGTCGCCTTTGACACGACCGCCTTGGGGCTGGTCCTGTCGGTCGTCGCAATCTTCTTACAGTTCCCGGTGGAACGCAGCGAACAACGCTTGCTGGCCACCATCGACAAACGTGTCGGGCCGTTGCTGTCAGCGCATCTGCCCAGCGAAGACAAGGAAGGCAACACCACCGATCTGATCGTCAGCCTGTGCGACGGTATTCGAACCGCGGTGGCCCAGTCACTGGCCAGCCAGACCGATCTGTGGCGTCAAACCATCGATGTCGCCAACGAACATTGGAAAAGCGTTCATGAAACTGACGCGGACCGATTCGCCGACGCGATCGAAAACACGCTATCGCAAACACTGCGTCGCCACAGCGACGCGATCGCTGGATCACTGCACGCATTCAACAGCGGCAATGAAAAGATGGTCGATCTGCAGCAGGACCTGATCTCGCACACCGAGAAATTGGCGTTGCTGTATCACCAAACCGACAAGCTTCATACCGCCCAAGGTGCCTTGGACGCCAACCTGGAACGTCTGGCCATGGCCCAGCAACAAATCGGCATCGCCGCCGATGCCGACCAGCGTCATGCCGCCATGTCCGATGCCGTTCGCACTTTGGCCCGGGCCGTCGACTTTTTGTCCGCTCGGATGGCTGAACCGGGAACCAAGATGCCTTCGCAAATCGGTCGTGCGGCATGAGTCGGCGAAAACGCAACGCGATTTCGCCCACGCTGTTCCCCTTTTTAGCCGTGCTGGTATGCACGCTGGGAACACTGATCCTATTGCTGGCTTTGGTGGCCCGCGAAGCCAAAACCACTGCGCAGCAAAAGCAGGAAACTCCCGCACCACCGCCGACGCACCCATTGACCGCCAAGGCGGCTTCGCAATTGATCGCCGACGAACAGTTCCGTGCCAAGCAATTGGTTTCGTTTCGCCAAGAACAAACCGACGAACTGCAACGCCGCCGAGACGAGCTGACGCATTTGGAAGTGGCCACCGAAGCACTGAAAGACCGTCTGCGCAAACTTCGCGATGAAGTCCAATTGGCAAGCGAGACGGTGGACGTTGAAGAAATCGCCGAAGAAACGCTGGTCCTTTTGCAAGAAGAAATCGAAGACGAACAGCAGGCCGTCGACGAACTGAAGGAAGAATTGGAGACCGGACAACCACGCGTCGTCATCGTTCCACACAAGGGTCCCAACGGGACCGACCGCCGTGCGATCTATGTCGAATGCACCGCCGACGGCGTCACGATTTGGCCCGAAGGCGTCACCATCACTCCGGTGCAAATGGCTGACACCACACGTGACGCCAACCCGTTGGACGCGGCACTTCGTGCGGTTCGCTATCACGTCGCCCAGAACTACGGTGATGCTGCCCCGCCCTACCCCTTGCTGATCGTTCGGCCCGATGGCACCGAGACGTACGCGTTGGCTCGCATGGCGATGCAGGATTGGGACGATCAATTCGGCTATGAATTGGTTCCCGACGATATCGAATTGGCGTTCCCCGCCCCGGACGCACAGCTGAAGGAAGCGTTGCAGGTCGCAATCCGACGCACGGTTGCCAGCCAACGGGTTCGCTACGCGGGGCTGGGACGATCCGGCGGCCGAGGCGGCCCGTTGGGCGTTTCCAGATCCGGCACCGTGGATAACCCATACTTCGGCGGTGGCCCCACCGCCGAATCCGGGGGCGACGGATCCGGACCCAACAGCGGCGGTGGTGATTCCTACGCGGCCAGCACCAAGCCCGCTAAGCCGTTGCCCGTCTTATCGGCGGCCGAGCTTGACCGCCAAGGCCAGGCCCGCGGTTATCAAGACTTCGCCCACGCCGGTTCGATCACCAGCACTTACGACACCCGATCCGATATCGATCGAATCGTCGACAGCATTCCCCGTGACTCGGCGACGATCGCCGGTTCGGATTCGACTGACCTGCTTGGTGGCCAAGCCGCCGATGGTCGATCCGCCGAAACCCATGGCTCCAGCGCCGCCAAGGATCCACCGTCGCTGGCACGGAGCGGTGAAGACACCGCCGGGCAGCCCTTCGATGCTTCCATGGCCTCACTGGGATCGCCCCAGCAAAGCCAATCGCAATCCGACACCGGATCGCCATCCAGCAACGACGCAAGTGACAACTTTCAGTTGCCCGGCGAATCGGATGTCGCCAGTGCCACCCCGTCAACGATGTCTGGCCAAAACGCCCAAGCCTCAGCGTCACCGGCCGCATCGATGCAGCGTCCCGGCGCGACGCCATCATCGGAAACTCCCCCCGACCAAGATCCTTCACAACCGGCTTCGCCATCGGTATCGGCCAGCCTTTCGCCCCAACAGTCTCCGGTGCAACGAATGGGCCGCAACTGGGCCTTGCCCGATGCGATCGCCCAAATGCGGGGAACCGAAGTCGTTCGGCCGATTCCGATGCATTGCTACCACGACCGATTCGTGTTGGTCGACACCGTCAATCCGTCGCGTTCACAAACGTTTCGCTTCGCTAACGGCGACATCAACAGCGCGACGATGAAACTGGCCGCGGCGATCCGTGATCGTGTCGCGACCTGGGGAACATCGCTGCCCGGTGGGCGATGGCAACCACGCCTGGAAGTCCAAGTCATGCCGTACGCGGCCGGCCGCTATGACCAACTTCGGACGCTGCTACACGGCAGCGGCGTCGAAGTCCACACGGCCGGGACCTCGAATTCGACGATCGACAAAAGGTAAATCCCATCATGTCGACGAAACGACGAAACAGCGGCCCCGAAATGGGACACGATGCCTTCTTGGACATCGTCGCAAACTTGGTGGGAATCCTGATCATTTTGGTGGTCGTTCTGGGAAGCCAGTCCAAGCAAGTATTGGACGAAGCCGACCCTGCTCCGGTGCAAGAGATGGCAACGGACGATCAGATGTCGACGTTGGCCCAGTACGCCATGAAAGCGGCATCGGCCCAAGCGGATTCGGATCGTTTGGAAGCATCGATCAAGCTGTACGAAGCCAAACTGGATGCCCAACGACAGAAACGCGGCATGCTGCTGGACCTTGTTTCCGAAGCGGAATCGGCCTGGGAAGAAATGAAGGCCGATCTGGACCAAGCCAAAGTGCAGCAGGCCGCACGCTGGTCCAGCAAACAGAAACTGGAAGCCCAATTGGCAAGCGTGCGTGGCGAACGTGAACGACTGGAAAATGTCGACACGCCGACGGTGCAAATTGCCCACCTACCAACCCCCATGGCCAAGACGGTTTTTGGGGACGAGGTCCACTTTCGACTGAAAGGCAACCAGCTATCGGTAATCCCTCTGGATGGCCTGCTGCGTCAGTTGGAACGCGATCTGAAACTGGCGTTCGCAGGCAAACGCGAAGGCCGGCAAAACAGTGTGGTCGGACCGGTGCGTGGCTATCTATGCCGCTATGAATTTGAAAAGAATCGCGGGCTGACCTCCCGCGGCGGGCGTGTGGCAATGGCCACGGAGATCCGGCCGGTGCGGTTCGTCTTTGAACCCGTCGAAGAACCATTCGGCCAATCCATGGACGTGATCCTGTCGGGACGCAGCCAGTTGGACATCGAACTCGCAGGTCGAGATCCGGCCACCACCACCGTCACGATCTGGGTCTATCCGGACAGTTACCGGGCGTTTCGAAAACTGAAAGAGCACCTGTACGCCAAAGGCTTCGCCACGGCCGCACGTCCGTTGGCTGCCGACCAAAAGATCACCGCCAGCCCCTATGGCAGCCGATCGGCCGCCCAGTAGCCGGCGTCAGTCGGCCGGAATTGAACGATCGTGTGAGATCATTGCACAACGGTGTAAATGGCGTCGGCGGGAAGTTGAACGGAACGTCCCCACTTCATCTCGGTCACCGGAACGCTGCGATCCTGCCAGTCGCCGTTGCCATCTAACACACGGGCTTGCTTCAACGGTCGTTTAAAGTGAACCGTGGCGTCGACTTCGCGAACATTCGTCGGGTATCCACCCAGCTTGGTGATTCGTTGATATTCACCCACCGATTCGGTTTCAAATCCGTAGGGCTGATCCCAGGTTCCGGTTTGCACCAAGATCTTTGCTGACTGGGCCAAGGGCATGCCATCAAGCGAGATCACCAGCACACTGCCGTACGCGTTTCGCGAATCGATGGCGACGTCATTCAACCGGATCGTCCCGGCATCTTGCAAGAATCCCCAAGCCCCCTGGGCCCGCGGCGTGTTCACGGTCATCACCCCGACACCGGCATTCCAAGACAACTGACCTGTCACACTGCGAACGATCTGTTGATCGCGATCAATGTATCGTGAAAGTGACGCTGATCGTAACGTGGAGGGACCATCGCCCAACGACTGCACCACCGGTCCGACGAAATAGGCCAATGGATCCACCGATGGCTGATCGGTTTGGCCGTCGGCCTGTTTCGGCTGCCCGCCTTCCAGTCGGCCGATCCTGGCCTGCCACAACGCGTCAGACCCCCGCAGCGGTACCGCGGATGTGCCCTTCATTTGATACGCATCGTCCAGTGCCACCGATTCATCGACCACGGGTTCGGTCGCAGTGCGAACATCGCCACGCCGAAACATCAGCGCCGTAGCGGGAAACTGCCCCAAGATGGATGGATTGCTAAGATCCCAAACACCCATGGAGTGCCGCCAATCGACGTCTTCCATTGCGAAGAACGTCCAACCATCGATGCCTTGAAGCGACGCATAGCTGGCAATCATCAACGGCCACTCCACACGGTAGCGATTGGGCCGTGTCCAATTATTTTCTGTCACCATGAACGGATAGCCCTTGACCAACGGAGTCCCCAGCGGCGAGGGCAAGCCCGGACGCTTTAGCGCACTGCCGTCGCGATAGGTGTCACCGACTTCGATCTCATAAAATTTTTGCTGGCCGTCTTTGGCATAATCGACGCCAAAGTAGCTATTGCGACACACGACATCGCCGGCGGTATAGGTGTGACGTTCCAAAGCATCCAACACCTTAGGATCCGCCGTCTTCCAATTGCTTGGCACAATCATTTGCTTCACCCCGGCGGAGCGCAGCGACTGTCGCATGGATTGATAAAACGCCTGTTGCGATTCGACCATGAATTGCAATTGATCGGTCGCGCGACGTTGGTTGCGTTGCTGCACCGCCCAGTCGGCGCCGGACAAGGTGCCGGCCGAATACAGCCCAACACGACCGACGTCCCACTGATCCGGTGTGGGCTTACCGGCACGTGGATCCTGCAATCCGTTTCCGTTCGGCCTCGGGCTGGTTTGCCAAGACTTCTGTGCCGATACCAGATCGCCGTACTTGGCTGTCAACCAGTCACCAAATCGCTGTTCGACCAAGGCACGTTCGGATTCGGGAAAACGCGAGGGACTGAAGGTGTAAAACAACAAGCTGCTTTCGTTCTGGATTTCCAGAAATGCCACCGCCGGGTCATCCGCCATCGACAAACCGGTATGGCGGTTCGGCGTGCGCATAAAATCAATCAAGAACTGGCGGTAAGCGTCTTGAAATTGATTTTCAAAGAACATCAATGCGATGGCATTTTCGCCGTCACCGAAACCCGGAAAATCGGCTTCACGAATCGGGTGGTGGGTGTGCCAATAAAGGTGATCGATGTAGGTATAAATGCCAGCCTTTCGCAGCGCCGCAATACGCAGGTGCAAGTCATCGACCAAGGTTCGCATTTGATCGGGATCCTGACGCCAGACACGAAAGAATTCTCCGCTGCCCATGCGGACCAGATTGACGCCGTATTTCGCCAACCGGCGGGCGCGGCGTTCGTACTGTGCCGGGTCTTTGCCCAGCCCATTTTGCACCGCCCAAAAGCGAATCGGCTCGTCAGCCCCGGTGACAAATCGATCCCCATCGCGTCGAACAAATCCGCTTTCACCAGCAACGGTCTCATTCAACCGCCGCAAATCAATCGGTGAATCTTCCCGCAACGGATCGGTCCCCGGTGACCAAGCGAAATAGCCGGGATGATGCAATTTGCCCTCTTCGGCGGGATTGCCTTTGCCCACCGGCGACAAACCTTCGTCGGTCAAAAAGATGGCGTCGATTGCCCCGTGATTTTGATTCTTGCTATCGAATCGAAACCGCAGCGTTGACGTTCCCTTCGACAAGCTTCGCTGGCCCAAGCGCAACCACCCGACGAATCGCAAATCGACGGCACCATCTTTGGCGACATTGACCACATGCTTGGCATTTTTAGTCGGGATGCTTTGCCAGGCTTGATCGTCCCAGGCAATCGCCAATGACGACTTGGTCGGATTGATCCGTGCCCAAATGGTATACGTCGCTGGCTTGGTAACCCGAACGTTGTAGCTTGCGGTTGCGACCTGACCGCCGAAATGCGACAGCCAATCTCCGCCGGACAGCAGATCCGCATCCACGCCGTCGTACCAACCATGGTGCCGTACGTCTGACGATTCAGGCTGCTCGCCTTCGATCCAAATGGATTCCGCATGCACACGTGGCAGAAAAGCCAAAACAATCCCCAGCAACACCGCTGCACCTTTCGGGTCGGCGATGCGTCGTGAGGGAAATTCGCTGACGTTTCGTCGATCGGGTAAGACAAGCCGTCTTTCTTTGGCCATCGTTGTGCTCGGTCTGGAATGTTTGCCGGTGGGGGGCGCAAAAAAACCACCAAGGAACATTCTAGACGCTGGCCGATCGGCCGTTGACGCTGGAGCAACCACACGCCGGTCACGTGACAAACCGGCCCTGTGCGACAACGACGCCCCGAGGTGGCCACCGCAAGTTCTGCTTTGCGTCGCCGCCTTACTTTGCGGTGTCTTCGTAAATCGGCAGATGCCGATAGTAGACTTCTAGATTCAACAAGTTCATCGTCGTGACGTACAAGCGTCCCGCATGCGGTGCCCAACGATCAGCGACCGGCAAGTTCGGATCCCAGCTACCGGCGTTGGCGCCGCGTTTGACCTGCCCTGACAACAAGACGGGGTTCAGCGAACGATTCCAACGTTCCCAATAATCACCGCCCATATGAAACATGACTTGGGTGGCGTAGTACCAATAATAGGTATCGCGTTGTGGGGACCGCGGCGTCCCGATCTGTGGTGGGTACTGCAGCAGGTATTCCGCAGCGGATTTCATCTCTTCGCGATTACGGCTCCACCCCAAATACATCCGCATCAAAATGCCGACACTGGTCATCGTCGGTGTCACAAACCTGCCGTGTCGCTGGGCGGGCGTGTCCGGGGCGAAAGGGTCATAACGATAGCGGTCTTCGCGATCCGCATCTTGCCGCGCGTAACCCAGCCAACGGCGGATCCCTGCATACGCGTCCGGATTTACATCCAAGCCGGCCAGTTCACCGCTTTTCAAGGCCATCATCATCCAGCCCGTCACGCTGGTGTCGGCACTGACTTGCGGCGTGTACCGCCAGCCGCCACGGCGCCGGTGCTGGGTCGCGGCAATGTAATCCAGTGCCATCTGCGCGGGTTCGCGCAGCTCGGGATCTTGAGTCATCCCAAACGCTTCACTTAACGCCAACGCGGCGATTCCGTGACTGTACAAAGCCACGTTGCGATTGCTGACCGGATCTTCGGATTTGTAAAGATCACCGTTGGTCCGCTGAACATTACGCAAAAACTGCAATCCCTTGGCGACAACACCGGCATACTGGTGTTGCTTGTGCGTGTACCCGGCACCTTGAAAGGCCAACAAGCAAAGCCCGGTGGCGGCAGTGTCGCTACGCAAGATCACGTCTTCACCATGTCCTTGAAGCGACCAACTGCCGTTTTCGTTTTGCAGTTCGGCCAGAAATGCCAACCCACGTTCAATCGCTTCTTCCGTTTCCGGACCAACCATTCCCGCCGCCGTGGGTGGCGCGGACGAATCGGTTCGTTGCGTCCGACGATCGAACGGTTTGACGGGTTGAACTTGGCTGCCGGCCGGTGGAATGGGGCCACCACTATCAACGCGACGTCGGGGGCGACGCATCGTATCCAGTGATGCGATCAAAGGCTGGTCCAGTCCACCGCCCATCGGCGTCGCGTCCATCGCAGGCGATGGCATCGGCAACCCGGGCAACGTGGCCGGCGCGGGCATCGGTGGCCCCGGCAACCCCGTCGGCGCCGCCAACGTCGATGGAGCCCGACGGGTCATCGGTTCGTTGATCTGATCACGTGCAGCGAATGACTGGGACGATGCTTCACCAGGGTCCTTCGGGGAAACGTTGGGGATGTCCACCGCGGATCCCGCGACGTCGACCGTGGCCGATTGACGCGGCACAGGCGTGGCCAAACGGTGCGACGCCGCGCCGTTGTCAGTCACTTTGGGCAATTCAGGCGAATCGCTGCGTCGCGGCCCCGCCAGCAAGGGTTCCGATTGCATGACCATCGGATCTCCTGGAACCGCGCCAGGCAACTGCGGAAACGTCTGACGAAGGTCGGGGCTTCGACTGGGGCGATCACCTGATTCAGCCGTTGAACGCTCCGGTGCAAGTCGGCGTGACTGGTCGTTCATCAAACGTGCTATCGATACCGATGGTGCCGAGGGAACCGCACCGAGTGGTTGGTCCGGCCGCATTCGTTGACTGCGGCGTGGCGTCATCACAGTTTCAGCAACTCGTGGCATCGCCATGTCCAAGTCGGCCGTCGTTCGTGGCACCGCCGGCGTATCGACCGCGCGCTGCGATGCCACCGAAGCGGGATCGGATGGCTGCAGCGGGATGTCCGCCATCGGCATCGCGGCCGTATCAGGACGCTTTGGGATCTTCGAATCGGCAAAGGACCTTTCAGCGACATCGGCTTGCACCGGAGCCGGCATAACCGGCTTTAAATCAGGTGCCGTCGGCGATGCACTGACTGGAGGCGTCTGGGCGACATCGCGGGAACGTCGCGGAGGCGTGGACGGATCGTTCTGCAAATTGGGCTGTGCTTCGGACGGTGCATCGCGGGGCAGCACGAATGGCTGTTGCGAAGATTCCGGTTGCAAATCAGCCAGAGGGACCGGCGGCGTGTATCGCTTGCCCGGGTCCGGCTGGGTGGTGTCGGCGCCCTGGGTCGACCGATCGGCCGACGTTGCCGTCACCGGCTGTGCCCAGTCCGGTGTGTCGGGCGTTTGTTTGGTGACCTCGAAAACGTATTCGGGAACGGTTTTACGGATCGGATTCCGCTGTGACTTTGCACCGCGAAATGCCTCGGGAAAATAGGCGGGAAAGATGACCCAACGGACGGCAACCAACAGCAACAACAGGTGTACAAAGACGCTGGTCAGAAAACCAAGCTGAATCGATTTCTGCACATTCTGGCTGACCACATTGTGCAGCAAGACCGCCAATGCCAACGTCCCCACCGGGACCGCGATCGCATAGGTCCACGCGTTGTGAACCAAGCGTGGATCATCAAACCTTAGCTGGGTAAAGACGATGTACAGAATCAGCGCCGCCACACTGACCAGGGCCACGTCCAGTGGCCACATCCGGGACGAACCACCGTCGACCGGATCATCGCTGAATCCCAAACCGTCGTCGGTCACTCGGCAGGCCCCTCGCGCGTGGTCACGCTGTAATCAGCAACGCCGGTGGAATTACAAACATCCATCACGCTGACGACCGGTTGAAAACTGGCTTCACGATCCGCCCGGATGACCACCGATTGATCCGCCGGATTGTCGGCCACCGCTTTGATCAGCAACTGTTCCAAATTCACCAAATCGGTCGGTTCACCACGCATAAATACTTGGCCCGACGAATCGACATCAATGATGATTTCACGAGGCCGACTGATCATCGGCGTCGCACTGGTCGCGGTCGGCAGGACAATGTCCAAGCGACGTTCTTCGTCCTCGAACTCGCTGGTCACCAGGAAGAAAATCAGCAACAGAAAAACGACGTCAATCAACGGCGTCAAACTGAGCGTCCCGGCGGCCGACGATTTCTTGATCTTTACCGCCACAGCACCTATCCCGCTTGGATCCCACCGCGTGACTTGGTCTTCGTACGACCAGCCACAGAACCGGTTGCGACCTGGGGCGGACGTCCGCCGGTCGATTCATCACCCGCGGCATCGGCCATCGGGTGCAACGAGCCGTCGCGTCGCATTTGAGTGTTGCCGACGAATCGGTTCAGCGCAGGCGCCAAATCAAATGCCAATTGTTCGACACGCCCAAACAAACGCGTCAACTTGTTTTCCAAATGCTGGGCCAGGATCGCCGCCGGGAT is from Crateriforma conspicua and encodes:
- a CDS encoding MotA/TolQ/ExbB proton channel family protein, whose product is MRKDSQASAEQYDNDLPDSPVESGGVLPICFGILAAGAFYAAAYVLPWAPIQRYFLGHAVAVAATVLFFVALASLVAKGIQVRAQTRRTLAIRDSDLTPELPPVGQASPTDRYRDRHDVRFVAQRWSETLAELPDSVRNSLLVQRLREVLHRQSLRGNAAHLADDLREVAGRDADASHDSFGLVRIIVWAIPMLGFLGTVIGITQTLGGLDFTDGAAAVDRLKSGLYVAFDTTALGLVLSVVAIFLQFPVERSEQRLLATIDKRVGPLLSAHLPSEDKEGNTTDLIVSLCDGIRTAVAQSLASQTDLWRQTIDVANEHWKSVHETDADRFADAIENTLSQTLRRHSDAIAGSLHAFNSGNEKMVDLQQDLISHTEKLALLYHQTDKLHTAQGALDANLERLAMAQQQIGIAADADQRHAAMSDAVRTLARAVDFLSARMAEPGTKMPSQIGRAA
- a CDS encoding ExbD/TolR family protein, with product MAVKIKKSSAAGTLSLTPLIDVVFLLLIFFLVTSEFEDEERRLDIVLPTATSATPMISRPREIIIDVDSSGQVFMRGEPTDLVNLEQLLIKAVADNPADQSVVIRADREASFQPVVSVMDVCNSTGVADYSVTTREGPAE
- a CDS encoding prenyltransferase/squalene oxidase repeat-containing protein, whose translation is MTDDGLGFSDDPVDGGSSRMWPLDVALVSVAALILYIVFTQLRFDDPRLVHNAWTYAIAVPVGTLALAVLLHNVVSQNVQKSIQLGFLTSVFVHLLLLLVAVRWVIFPAYFPEAFRGAKSQRNPIRKTVPEYVFEVTKQTPDTPDWAQPVTATSADRSTQGADTTQPDPGKRYTPPVPLADLQPESSQQPFVLPRDAPSEAQPNLQNDPSTPPRRSRDVAQTPPVSASPTAPDLKPVMPAPVQADVAERSFADSKIPKRPDTAAMPMADIPLQPSDPASVASQRAVDTPAVPRTTADLDMAMPRVAETVMTPRRSQRMRPDQPLGAVPSAPSVSIARLMNDQSRRLAPERSTAESGDRPSRSPDLRQTFPQLPGAVPGDPMVMQSEPLLAGPRRSDSPELPKVTDNGAASHRLATPVPRQSATVDVAGSAVDIPNVSPKDPGEASSQSFAARDQINEPMTRRAPSTLAAPTGLPGPPMPAPATLPGLPMPSPAMDATPMGGGLDQPLIASLDTMRRPRRRVDSGGPIPPAGSQVQPVKPFDRRTQRTDSSAPPTAAGMVGPETEEAIERGLAFLAELQNENGSWSLQGHGEDVILRSDTAATGLCLLAFQGAGYTHKQHQYAGVVAKGLQFLRNVQRTNGDLYKSEDPVSNRNVALYSHGIAALALSEAFGMTQDPELREPAQMALDYIAATQHRRRGGWRYTPQVSADTSVTGWMMMALKSGELAGLDVNPDAYAGIRRWLGYARQDADREDRYRYDPFAPDTPAQRHGRFVTPTMTSVGILMRMYLGWSRNREEMKSAAEYLLQYPPQIGTPRSPQRDTYYWYYATQVMFHMGGDYWERWNRSLNPVLLSGQVKRGANAGSWDPNLPVADRWAPHAGRLYVTTMNLLNLEVYYRHLPIYEDTAK